AGAAAGAATTGTTCTTGATCCGGGGGTAGGTTTTGGAAAGAACTTTGAACAGAATCTTTCTATTATGAAGCATATGGACGTTTTTTCAAGATGGGGGCTTCCGGTTCTTCTGGGCACTTCGAGAAAGTCTGTGATTGGTCTTGCTTTGGATTTACCGGTAGATCAAAGAGAAGAGGGAACTGCTGCAACAACGGTTCTTGGAAGAATGAAAGGGGCTTCTATTTTTCGTGTACATGATGTAAAGACAAATTACAGAGAAATGAAAATGATTGAGGCAATTCTGGAGGCAAAATAAATGGACGAGATAAGTGTAAAGAATCTGGAAGTGTTCTGTCACCATGGGGTGTATAAAGAAGAGAACGTTCTTGGACAGAAGTTTCTGGTAGATATTATTTCTAAAGTGGATACAAGAGAAGCCGGGAAAACAGATGAACTTGATCTGTCCGTAAGTTATGGAGATATCTGCCGGTGTGTAAAAAAAGAGATGACAAAGCAAAATGATAAGCTTTTAGAAAGAGTGGCTGAACGTCTTGCCGAATGTATTCTTTTACAATTTCCACAGATAAATGAAGTAGAGATTGAAGTGAAAAAGCCATGGGCGCCAGTATTAATGCATATGGATTATGCTTCCGTTAAAATTAAGAGGAGCTGGCATAAAGTATATATTGGTGTTGGGTCGAACCTTGGAGAGCGGGAAGAATATATGAAACTGGCAAAAGAACGGGTAAGTGGATTGCCAAAGACAAGAAATTTTAAGTCTGCTTCCATTATCGAGACGGAGCCTTATGGTTATACCGAGCAGGGAAAGTTCTTAAACACAGTATATTATATAGAAACCCTTTATACTCCGGAAGAGTTTCTTGACAAGCTTCACCAGATTGAGAATGAAGCAAACCGTAAAAGAGAAATCCACTGGGGACCAAGAACATTAGATCTTGATATTCTTTTATATGATGATCTGGTAACGGAAGATGAAGATTTAACCCTTCCACATCCGGAGATGACAAAGCGGCTTTTTGTATTAGAACCGCTATGCATGTTATATCCAAGAGGAATACATCCGTTAGAACGAAGAAGATACGCAGATATTTTAGAGGATTTAAAAGGAAAAGAACAATAAAGGAAGCAGTTATAGAATGGATAAAGAAATAAGAAAAGTAGATGATATACGAGATGATATTAGTAAGATAGATTATCAAATTGCAGAACTGTTTGAGAAAAGAATGGGATTTGCGGCAGAATTAGCGCTTTCTAAAAAAGCCTCCGGCGAATCCATTTATAATAAAAATAAAGAAGATGAAAAGATGTCTGATATTACAAAGAATCGTTCTAATCCATTTGTCGTAAAAGGGTTGGAAGAAATTTTTATTCAGATGATGTCTATTAGTCGAAAGTATCAATATCATATGGTACATCAGAGAGACCGTTATATTGAAAATTATTTTACGGAAGTTCCGGAACTTGTCATGTTTCCGGACACGAGAGTGGTATATCCAGGTGTTCCAGGCTCTTTTTCAGAGATGGCATGTGAAAAGTTTTTCGGAGCAGATGTTGACCATTATGCAGTTGTTAATTTTAAAGATGTTGCAATGGCTTTAAATAACGGAGATGCAGATTACGGGGTACTCCCGATCGAGAATTCCTCCGCAGGAGATGTTACTGGTGTTTATGATATCCTGCTTGAGAATGATGTATGTATGGTGGGAGAAGTTTTTGTAAAAGTCGAGCATTGCCTCTTAGGCTGTCCTGGCAGCAAGATTAAAGATATAGAACTTGTTCTCTCTCATCCGCAGGGTTTGATGCAGTGTACTCCTTATTTAGAAAAGCTTGATGTAAAGAAAGTCAGTGTAGAGAATACTGCCATTGCAGCAGAAAGAGTAGCCAGAGAAAAGATTATGACACAGGCAGCGATCGCAAGCCGCCGCGCTGCAAAACTCTATGGCCTTGATATTTTAGATGCAGGTATTAATTTTGATAAAAATAATGTCACACGCTTTGTGATTCTTTCTAAAAAAAGACAATATACACAGAATGCAAACAAAATCAGCATTTCTTTTTCTCTGCTTCATGAGAGTGGAACACTTTATAATATATTGTCTCATTTCTTATATAATGATTTGAACTTAAGTCATATTGAATCTGTTCCGCTGCCGGATCAGCAGTGGGAATATCGTTTTTATATTGATATCAGCGGGAACTTACATGATCCGGCAGTGAAAAATGCACTTCAGGGTGTTCGTACGGAAGTTGCAGATTTTAAAATTTTAGGAAACTATTAAACGGTCTATAAAAGGAGCGGAGAGTACATGAGTGAAACAGTAAAAAATAAGCATGTGAAAAAGAAAAATCCTATAGGACTGGTTTTAAAGACAATAATTACAGTGTTTCTTCTTTTCCTCACCGGGTATGTATGTACTCATTTTATGGAATATCAGAAGAATGCGACAAATCAGGTAAATAAATATCGGATTGATCAGGTCTGCCAGTTGTCATCCAATTCTATAGTGAGTCAGAAATTTGTGGCAAAGCATAAGCATTTAAAAACAGTAAAAGTTTATTTTGGAAATGATTATTCCGGACAGGCAAAAGGAAAAGTAGTTCTTAATATTATTGATTTAGATACCGGAAAGAGTCTGGTGGAGCTTAAAAAGAATATCGGTGATCTGGTAAATAATGATTATACAGAGTTTAAGACGAATCTTCAGCTTACGAAAAAGAAAGAGTACAGTATTCAGCTTACGACAAGTGGGGCAGAATCCGGAAAAGAACCATTAATATTTCAGTGGACAACAAAAGAGAGTGGTTTTCGTGGTAAATTAAAGATCAATCAGGAAGAACAGGGCAAATACCTTGTTTCTAAATTATATTATCCGGTAACAATTTATCGGCAGTGGGCAGGAATCTGTGTAATGATGGCATTAGTGCTTTTCCTTTTATGGTTTGTATTACCGGCACCGGAGGCAGCAAAAAAAGTATTAGGACAGATTTTATTTTTTGCTGCACCACTATTTACATTCTGGTTTGTGGAACGATTTACAGATAATCCGATCCTTCGAATGAGACAAGCGGAGTTCTGGCTGAATATACTGGTGTATTATCTCTTTTTTGGACTATTATATCTTATATTTAATTCAAGAAAAGTATCCGTTACGGTTGGAAGCATTTTGTGGTGTATTATCGGAATCGCCAATTACTATGTATTAAGCTTTAAAGGAGCGCCGATTGTTCCGTCAGATATTATGTCGGCACAGACTGCAGCGAACGTGGCGGAAAATTACACATACAGCATACAGCCAATTTTTGTATGGAATGTTTTATTCCTGCTATTGTATCTGGCTGTATTATGGCGTTGTCCGTCTTCAAAGAAGCTGACCTGGAAAAAGCGTATTGTTATGCTGGTAGTAATTGGTCTGCTTAGTTCTGTACTCGGACATTTTGTCATAGAACAAAAAACGTTAAAGAGCTTTGGAATTAAAAATAATGTGTGGGATCAGAAAAAAGGATATGCTAAAAATGGTCTGTTTTTTGGTTTTGTTTTAAATATGAACTCACTTGTACAGGAAAAACCTTCAGATTATTCTGTGGAAGCGGCACAGGACATTGCAGAAAAATATGAAGAGAAGTTTGCAAATGATGATTCTGGAAAGAAGAAAGGCCGCCTTCAAACTGCTGATGGGACAAAACCAAATGTGATCGGCATTATGAATGAGGCATTTTCTGATTTGAGTGTCATTAATGAATTTTCTACAAATGAAGATTATATGCCGTATATTCATAGTCTGAAGAAAAATACGATCAAAGGTTCTTTATACATGTCAATCTTTGGTTCAGGAACCTGTAATTCTGAGTTTGAATTTTTGACAGGAAACAGTATGTCTTTCCTGCAGAATGGAATTATCGCCTACACGCAGGTTGTAAAGGCAAAACTTCCTAATATGACATATCTTTTAAAAGGACAGGGATACAAAGGCAATCTGGCACTTCATCCATATCTTGCTTCCGGATGGAATCGTGTGCAGGTTTATGATTATATGGGATTTGATCATTTCTATTCGGAAACCGATTTTAAAAATCCGAAAATGTTCCGAAAATATATATCTGATAAGTCTGATTTTAAAAAGATAGAAGAATTATATGAGAACCGTACAGAGAAAGAGGAACCATTCTATCTGTTTAATGTCACGATGCAGAACCATGGAGGATTTGACAAGACATATACGAATTTTCATAATGATATCCAGATTACTGACAGCCATAAAAATGAGCAGGCTGAACAGTATCTGTCTCTTGTGAAGAAAACGGATAACGCTTTTAAACAGTTGACAAACTATTTTTCAAAAGTAAAAGAACCTACGATCATTGTTATGTTTGGCGATCATCAGCCGGCTGTGCAGAGTAGTTTTTATGACAGCTTGTTTGGAAAGAATGCCGGAAGCCTTACAAATGAAGAACTCATGAATAAGTACAGAACGCCATTTATTATTTGGGCAAACTATGATATAAAAGAAACAACAATTGATAAGATGAGTGCCAATTATTTAAGCTCTTATGTAATGAAAGAAGCGGGCTTAGAGACTAGCCCTTATCAGAAGTTTTTATTAAAACTTCGTAAAAAACTTCCTGTTCTTACGGCAATGGGATGCTTTGATAAGAATGGTAAATATTATGAGTCTGCGTTGAATCGCCTTATAGCGATATGGTAAAAGAGTATCAGATATTACAATATAATAATTTAATCGATACAAAACATACAGTGGATTCTTTCTTTTATCTGGATGAAAAACAGAAAAAATAGAAAGGGAAAGAATTGAAGGCAGAATCTGTTTTATGATACGGAAAAGGAGGCGCAAATGAGAGTGAGTCCATATGTAGCGATTGTGATAGGTTCTAAAAATATGCTTATGAAAGTATATGAAATTTCCGCTGCAAAAGGAATTCGTACGATAGATGAAATCCGTTATGAATATGAACTTGGAAAAGAAGCGTATTTTACAAGAAAGATCACTTTTGCTCAGATTGAAGAAATATGCAGTGTATTAGAACAGTATCAACAGAGAATGAAAGAGTATGACGTTACAGAATTTCATTGTTATGCAACAAGTGCGATTCGAAATGCTAAAAATCAGGTATCTGTTCTGAATCAGATTAAGGTTCGTACAGGAATTGACGTTATCATGCTCAGCAATTCAGAACTCCGTTTTCTTATGTATAAGGGAATACAGGTGTTAAAGCTGGATTTCAATAAGATTATTGAAAAGAATACCGCAATTTTAGATATTGGATCAGGTAGTGTACAGATATCCTTGTTTGATAAACAGGTGCTTTACATGACACAGAACCTTGATATTGGTACAGCGAAGGTGCGGGAATTCTC
This Anaerobutyricum hallii DNA region includes the following protein-coding sequences:
- the folK gene encoding 2-amino-4-hydroxy-6-hydroxymethyldihydropteridine diphosphokinase gives rise to the protein MDEISVKNLEVFCHHGVYKEENVLGQKFLVDIISKVDTREAGKTDELDLSVSYGDICRCVKKEMTKQNDKLLERVAERLAECILLQFPQINEVEIEVKKPWAPVLMHMDYASVKIKRSWHKVYIGVGSNLGEREEYMKLAKERVSGLPKTRNFKSASIIETEPYGYTEQGKFLNTVYYIETLYTPEEFLDKLHQIENEANRKREIHWGPRTLDLDILLYDDLVTEDEDLTLPHPEMTKRLFVLEPLCMLYPRGIHPLERRRYADILEDLKGKEQ
- a CDS encoding bifunctional chorismate mutase/prephenate dehydratase; this encodes MDKEIRKVDDIRDDISKIDYQIAELFEKRMGFAAELALSKKASGESIYNKNKEDEKMSDITKNRSNPFVVKGLEEIFIQMMSISRKYQYHMVHQRDRYIENYFTEVPELVMFPDTRVVYPGVPGSFSEMACEKFFGADVDHYAVVNFKDVAMALNNGDADYGVLPIENSSAGDVTGVYDILLENDVCMVGEVFVKVEHCLLGCPGSKIKDIELVLSHPQGLMQCTPYLEKLDVKKVSVENTAIAAERVAREKIMTQAAIASRRAAKLYGLDILDAGINFDKNNVTRFVILSKKRQYTQNANKISISFSLLHESGTLYNILSHFLYNDLNLSHIESVPLPDQQWEYRFYIDISGNLHDPAVKNALQGVRTEVADFKILGNY
- a CDS encoding LTA synthase family protein; amino-acid sequence: MSETVKNKHVKKKNPIGLVLKTIITVFLLFLTGYVCTHFMEYQKNATNQVNKYRIDQVCQLSSNSIVSQKFVAKHKHLKTVKVYFGNDYSGQAKGKVVLNIIDLDTGKSLVELKKNIGDLVNNDYTEFKTNLQLTKKKEYSIQLTTSGAESGKEPLIFQWTTKESGFRGKLKINQEEQGKYLVSKLYYPVTIYRQWAGICVMMALVLFLLWFVLPAPEAAKKVLGQILFFAAPLFTFWFVERFTDNPILRMRQAEFWLNILVYYLFFGLLYLIFNSRKVSVTVGSILWCIIGIANYYVLSFKGAPIVPSDIMSAQTAANVAENYTYSIQPIFVWNVLFLLLYLAVLWRCPSSKKLTWKKRIVMLVVIGLLSSVLGHFVIEQKTLKSFGIKNNVWDQKKGYAKNGLFFGFVLNMNSLVQEKPSDYSVEAAQDIAEKYEEKFANDDSGKKKGRLQTADGTKPNVIGIMNEAFSDLSVINEFSTNEDYMPYIHSLKKNTIKGSLYMSIFGSGTCNSEFEFLTGNSMSFLQNGIIAYTQVVKAKLPNMTYLLKGQGYKGNLALHPYLASGWNRVQVYDYMGFDHFYSETDFKNPKMFRKYISDKSDFKKIEELYENRTEKEEPFYLFNVTMQNHGGFDKTYTNFHNDIQITDSHKNEQAEQYLSLVKKTDNAFKQLTNYFSKVKEPTIIVMFGDHQPAVQSSFYDSLFGKNAGSLTNEELMNKYRTPFIIWANYDIKETTIDKMSANYLSSYVMKEAGLETSPYQKFLLKLRKKLPVLTAMGCFDKNGKYYESALNRLIAIW